From Myxosarcina sp. GI1, a single genomic window includes:
- a CDS encoding Rha family transcriptional regulator — MSNLLVQNKNHILVIDSRLIAESLEIKHKNFLATIDKYQDRIESFFGAIAFETREFKTKQGNRSSERCAWLTEDQATFLMTLSRNSERVVQCKLELVKAFSQAKQIIKEVIPFQTTEIEKLKLELEVAKAQQGAAVAQQQLLAASQALAIINPALPALVLGKADAVLTKTEIVEKTVLVNSSGRAVASYQGISKTKLAKRYGMKKAADVVIWLKSVGKEDLLESGLTATPCQYVPIEYLTELDALWASRSGSRQILLGE, encoded by the coding sequence ATGTCTAATTTGTTAGTGCAAAATAAGAATCATATTTTGGTAATTGATTCGCGCCTAATAGCTGAATCGTTGGAAATTAAACACAAAAACTTTTTGGCTACTATTGATAAGTATCAAGACCGTATTGAATCTTTTTTTGGAGCTATAGCGTTTGAAACGCGAGAGTTTAAAACCAAGCAGGGCAACCGTTCTAGCGAGCGTTGTGCTTGGCTAACAGAAGACCAGGCAACTTTTTTGATGACTCTTTCAAGAAATAGCGAACGGGTTGTTCAGTGTAAATTAGAACTAGTCAAAGCTTTTTCCCAAGCAAAACAAATAATCAAAGAGGTAATCCCATTTCAAACAACTGAGATAGAAAAACTTAAGCTAGAGCTAGAGGTTGCTAAAGCGCAACAAGGGGCGGCAGTAGCTCAACAACAGCTGTTAGCAGCTTCTCAAGCTTTAGCGATTATCAATCCAGCTTTGCCAGCTTTAGTTCTAGGTAAAGCCGATGCAGTATTAACCAAAACCGAGATTGTCGAGAAAACCGTTCTAGTTAATTCTAGTGGTAGGGCGGTCGCTTCCTACCAGGGCATCTCTAAAACTAAGCTGGCAAAACGATACGGTATGAAGAAAGCAGCAGATGTTGTTATTTGGCTAAAGTCAGTTGGCAAGGAAGATTTATTAGAGTCGGGATTGACAGCGACTCCCTGTCAATATGTACCGATTGAATATTTAACCGAACTAGATGCGCTCTGGGCAAGCAGATCTGGTTCGCGTCAGATCTTGCTTGGGGAGTAA
- a CDS encoding ribbon-helix-helix protein, CopG family, giving the protein MPKDNRVSPGSWGESKQRTNIMLTPTAIEKVDAVAEAMGLTRSEVIERLIRTPCLDLKVLQEIQGDGDE; this is encoded by the coding sequence ATGCCTAAAGACAACAGGGTTTCTCCTGGTAGTTGGGGCGAATCCAAACAAAGAACAAATATTATGCTTACCCCAACTGCTATCGAGAAAGTAGATGCAGTAGCTGAAGCAATGGGACTTACGAGATCGGAAGTTATAGAAAGGTTAATTCGTACCCCTTGTCTCGATCTAAAAGTTTTACAAGAAATACAAGGAGATGGAGACGAATGA